AGAATTTACCATGGGACTTGCAACATTTCATCCTGCATCTCTACCAGAGACTGTAGGCGGTGTTTTTTATGTCCATATTTTCTTTGTAAGTGTTCTTTTCATGTATTTTCCGTTTAGTAAGCTTATGCACTCAGGCGGAATATTTTTGAGCCCAACAAGGAATCTTGCTAATAACAACCGTGCAAAAAGACATGTCAACCCGTGGAATCCTGCTTTGGAATTTGTAACTTATGAGGACTACGAAAATGAGTTCCGGGATAAAATGATTGAAGCCGGACTTCCTGTAGAGAAGAAGGAGTAGGAAATGGTAGATATTCCAAAACCTGAAGAGCTAATTCAAATTGACAGGACTATTCCAGAGAAATCATGGATGGATGTACCTGTTGATTTTGAGGACGGCAGTTTTTGCTATCCGGCGAAACCTAGAAATCTTGAATATTTAGGTATTCCCCATGCAAGGGAGTGGTCTCCTGCCGATGATGACTGGACGCTTCCTTCAAATTGGAAAGAGATAATTCATGAAGGATTCAGGGAGAGACTTGATAAGTATCGTACCCTGAAGATTATGATGGATGTTTGTGTTAGATGCGGAGCTTGTGCTGATAAATGTCATTTTTATATAGGTTCCGGCGATCCTAAAAATATGCCTGTTTTAAGGGCAGAACTTTTAAGATCAGTTTATAGAAAAGATTTTACAACAGCCGGTAAAATTCTTGGCAAATTTTCCGGTGCAAGGGAGCTTACTCCAGAAGTGATTAAAGAGTGGTTTTCTTATTTTTATCAGTGCACAGAATGTCGCCGCTGTTCTGTATATTGTCCTTATGGAATTGACACTGCTGAAATAACAATGATGGGAAGGGAGCTTTTAAACCTTCTTGGTCTTAGCATTAACTGGATCAAAGAGCCTGTAGCAAATTGTTCAAAAACTGGGAACCATCTTGGTATTCAGCCCCAGAACTTTAAAGAGATAGTGGAGTTTTTCAGTGATGATATAGAAGAAATCACAGGGAGAGCAATTACACCTAGCTTTAACCGCAAAGGTGCAGAAATTTTGTTTGTAGCTCCTTCAGGAGATGCTTTTGCTGATCCTGGAACATACACATTTATGGGTTACCTCATGCTTTTCGAGGCAATCGGCCTTGATTACACTTTGAGTACCTATGCGTCAGAAGGCGGTAACTTCGGTCTTTTCACATCTTCTGATATGATGAAGAAACTTAATGCAAAAATGTATCATGAAGCTGAAAGACTTGGAGTAAAATATATTTTAGGCGGTGAGTGCGGTCATATGTGGAGGGTTATAAATCAGTATATGGATACAATGAACGGGCCTGCTGATTTTCTGGAAGTCCCAAAAAGTCCAATCACTGGTACTGTGTTTGAAAATGCACGCTCAACTAAAATGGTTCATATTGCTGAGTTTACAGCTGACCTTATTAAGCACAATAAATTAAAGCTTGATCCTTCAAGAAATGATCATTTAAAAGTTACTTACCATGATTCATGTAACCCGGCCAGAGCCATGGGTCTTCTTGATGAGCCAAGATATGTTCTTAAGAATGTATGTAATAACTTTTATGAAATGCCTGAAAAGACAATTCGCGAAGAGACTTTCTGCTGCGGTAGCGGGTCTGGATTAAATACTGAAGAAATTATGGAGCTCCGTATGAGAGGAGGTTTCCCAAGAGCCAATGCTGTTAAATATGTTCATGATAAATACGGGGTGAATATGTTATCATGTGTTTGTGCCATTGACAGAGCAGCTCTTCCTCCACTGATGGATTATTGGGTTCCAGGAGTTGATGTTACAGGTCTTCATGAACTTGTGGGAAATGCTCTCGTTTTTGACGGCGAAATCCCAAGGGAAACCAACCTGCGTTTTGAACCTTTAGGAAATGGAAATGCGGAGGGTGATGATGAGTGATAAAGTCAAAGTCCTAGCGGGATTTATAATATTTGTTGGAATTATAAGCATTCCGTTCTTTATTAATGCCGGTAATATGAAACCTGCTCCTGAGCCTATTCTTTCTGAAAAAGCACTGAAGGCTGGTTATTGTATTGAGGATAATATGGCTGCAAACCATATGCAGATTCTTGATATATTCAGAGATACTGTAGTTAGAGACGGTGAAAGAATTTATATAAACAGCAAAGGTGAAAAGTTTAACATGAGCCTTTCAACAGGAATAGACTCCTGTCTTGGCTGTCATGAATCAAAAGCTGATTTTTGTGATAAATGCCATGATTATGTTGCTATTGATCCTTATTGCTGGGAATGTCATATTGATCCAAAGGAGAATAAGTGATGAAGAAAAGCAGAAGACGCTTTTTGAAAATTGCCGGTGTTTCTGCTCTGGGTCTTGGAGCAGGATCAGCAGTCAATGTTTTTGCTTCGGCAGTTGTTAAAAGCGATAAAAATGTTTCAGGAAATACACAGTTTGAGCATTTGCCCAAAGCTTTGTCAGCTAAAAGATGGGCCATTGTAATAGATACAAGAAAACTTAACGACAAAAGAGTGGAAAAAATTCAGAAGGCATGCCATCTGAACCACAATGTCCCTGAAATTCCTGATAAAAACAAAGAAATAAAATGGATTTGGTCAGAAAAGTTCCACAATGTTTTTCCT
This genomic window from Desulforegulaceae bacterium contains:
- a CDS encoding (Fe-S)-binding protein, whose amino-acid sequence is MVDIPKPEELIQIDRTIPEKSWMDVPVDFEDGSFCYPAKPRNLEYLGIPHAREWSPADDDWTLPSNWKEIIHEGFRERLDKYRTLKIMMDVCVRCGACADKCHFYIGSGDPKNMPVLRAELLRSVYRKDFTTAGKILGKFSGARELTPEVIKEWFSYFYQCTECRRCSVYCPYGIDTAEITMMGRELLNLLGLSINWIKEPVANCSKTGNHLGIQPQNFKEIVEFFSDDIEEITGRAITPSFNRKGAEILFVAPSGDAFADPGTYTFMGYLMLFEAIGLDYTLSTYASEGGNFGLFTSSDMMKKLNAKMYHEAERLGVKYILGGECGHMWRVINQYMDTMNGPADFLEVPKSPITGTVFENARSTKMVHIAEFTADLIKHNKLKLDPSRNDHLKVTYHDSCNPARAMGLLDEPRYVLKNVCNNFYEMPEKTIREETFCCGSGSGLNTEEIMELRMRGGFPRANAVKYVHDKYGVNMLSCVCAIDRAALPPLMDYWVPGVDVTGLHELVGNALVFDGEIPRETNLRFEPLGNGNAEGDDE
- the dsrJ gene encoding sulfate reduction electron transfer complex DsrMKJOP subunit DsrJ, which gives rise to MSDKVKVLAGFIIFVGIISIPFFINAGNMKPAPEPILSEKALKAGYCIEDNMAANHMQILDIFRDTVVRDGERIYINSKGEKFNMSLSTGIDSCLGCHESKADFCDKCHDYVAIDPYCWECHIDPKENK